The Flavivirga eckloniae genomic interval CTTTTATTAATTATTTGCTAGAACTTAATAAGTTTGAAAATACATTTAAAAATGAGAGTCGCTATCCTGTAGTAGAACTTGGTAAATCTACTGTAAATGAAGATGTGGATACAGTGCTTTTATCTAGCGAGCCTTACCCGTTTAAAGAAAAGCATATAAAAGACATTCAGGAGTTTTATCCCAACGCCACTATTTTATTAGCAGATGGTGAGATGTTTTCCTGGTATGGCTCTAGGTTAATTAAAGCGTTTAAATACTTTAAAAACTTGCGCCTAAGTCTTTAGAATAATCAACTTTAGTAGTATCTTCTACAAAGTTTGCGATCTTAGTTTCTAATTCTTTCAAGCTAATTAGCTTATTTAAATTTGGTTTTATTTTACCAACTCTACAAAAATGTGTACTCATGACTTGTTTTTATTATAAAGTACGAGGATTTCTGTATTTTGGATGTAATAAGAAAGTTAAGGAATTACTAAATTTTATTTAGGTGAACATGCGAGTTTTCCCTGGCTAAATATTTGAGCCTATTTAGCTTGTCAAGAAGTTTAATCGCTCGATATTCAGAAATGTCACTTAAGGCAGAATCTGTTTGTCGAAAGTTATAAGCTTGCTCGATGAGTT includes:
- a CDS encoding Lacal_2735 family protein, with amino-acid sequence MNKLDNIETHKKRLCKRYKELIEQAYNFRQTDSALSDISEYRAIKLLDKLNRLKYLARENSHVHLNKI